In Anaerococcus prevotii DSM 20548, the genomic window CAAGGGTAGCATCACCATAATCTTCTAGCTCTGGTGTATCAGGGTTGTCGTAGTTTGCGACCTTGCTGTGAAGAACTTTTGCATCTTTATTTCCAGTGTAATATAGGAATTGTTCTATTTGATGGCTTCCTATATCTGTCAAAATTCCGCCATATTGATCTTTTTTGAAAAACCAGTCTGGTCTACTTTCCTTGTTGAGACTATGAGGTCCAAAGCCTGTTACTTGGATGACTCTTCCGATTCTTCCTTCTTCAATAAGCTTTCCAGCAAATATTGCTCCTTCAACATGAAGTCTTTCTGAAAAGTAAACAAAATATCTTCTTCCAGTCTCTTCTACAACTTTTTTCGTTTCTTCTAGCTGATCTAGGCTAGTAAAGCCAGTTTTGTCGGTAAAATAATCCTTTCCGGCTTTCATAGCCTTGTTACCTAAGGCTGATCTTAGATTTGGGATTGCTGCTGCCGCAAGCATCTTTATCTCAGGATCATTTAAGATTTCATCTACTGAATTTACAGCTTTGGCTTCTGGAAATTTCTCTTGAAATTCTTCGATTTTTTTAGGGTCTTTATCATAGACATAAACTATCTCTGCACCAGCTTCCTTAAGTCCGTTGCACATGCCATAAATATGGCCATGATCTAGGGCTCCTACTCCGACCTTAAATTCGCCAGGATCAACTACTTTATTAGCAGAGCCCTTAGGTGCATAGTTCATTCCATCCTTTTTGTTAATAGCCATTAGAATAAATCTCCATATCCATTATCTATAAGCCAATCGTAAGATATTTTTAGCTCTTCGAAAGGATCTCTGCCGTAGGAAAAGTCTTGTTCTACCAGTAAGTATCTACAACCAGACTCTATGGCTTGGTCTGCACATTCCTTAAGTGGTAATGAGCCTTGGCCTAGTGGGGCAAACCTTGCCCTATTGTCGAAGGCAGTTCTAAAGGCAGCTTGGTCTTCTTGCATAAGTTTTAGATCATCCATTGTCAAAGGCATAACTTCGTAATCCTTTAAGTGAACAAGTTCTACCTTTCCTGAGTATTTTTTAAGGATATTTACTGGATTTTCTCCACCCTTTTGTACCCAGTGAACATCTAGCTCAAAGCCAAGTTCTGGAGCATTCTCACTTATTATGTCAAGGAGGTATTTTCCATCGTATTTTACAAATTCGATATGGTGGTTATGATAATAGAGTTTGATTCCATCTTCCTTAAGTTTTAAAGCATATTCATTAGCTTTTTTAGCAAATTCAATAGCCTTATCGAGATTCGCCATTTTGTCAAATGGGAGCATACCGATTCTAAGTAGGTCTGTATCTACCGCCTTACAATCTGCTACTATCTTGTCATAATCTGTTTCAAGACTTTCTTGACCAGGAAACATTGGTTCAAGGGCTGCTGACATTGCGGCAACTTCCATATCGAAATCTTTGCATGCTTTTATGATTTGGTCGATGTTTTCCTTACTAGTCTCTACTTGAGACACTTCTACAGATTTATATCCTATTTCTGAAAGTTTCTTAAATGTTTCGTAAGGTCCGACTTCCTTGAAAGAATCTACTACTGTTGAAGCCTGTACTCCTATTTTAGTCATTGATAATCTCCTCTTTTTTAACTTCTTTGTTTTCATTTGATGAATCTATTATGGCTTGAATAATCTCCATTGTTTCCATAGCATCTGCTAGGTCACAATAGTCATCTGTACCGTCTATTATAGCTTTATAGAATTTATTAATTAAGGTCTCATGTCCTGCCCCATAATAATCCTTGGTGGCATCGCTTTTCTCATCTTCTGCCAAACATTCTAGATTTCTATTAAAGAGCCTATTTTCTTTGATAGTGTATTTTTCATTTTTACTTATAACTTGTAATTCTATTGAATCTGTAATCGAATAGGCATTAGTCGCTATGAAAAGTCCATTTACTCCATCTTCATATTTGATAAAGGCGTTGGCAGTATCTTCTACCTCAACTTCCTTATTCATTAACTTAGACATGGTAGCTGTAAGGCTCTTCCAATCTTTGCCTGTGACATAGGCCATTAAGTCTAGGGTGTGGATGGCTTGATTTATTATTACTCCAGCTCCTGCTTCTTTGAGAGTTCCCCTCCATGGAGCTTGTTTGTAATAATCCATATTCCTATACCAAGTTACAAGTCCCTTTACAGCAAATACTTCTTCCTTATTTTCTTCTAATATTTCCTTAAGTCTTACTACTGACTTGTTGTATCTATTTTGAAAACAGATCCCAAGTTTTTGTTTTCCCTTATAAGCTTGGTAGAAATCATATAAGTCCTTGGTTTTTTCGTAGCTTATATCCACAGGTTTTTCACAAAATACATTGAGTCCCTTGGATAAGGCATATTTTGAAACTTCTGCGTGAAGATAGTGAGGAAGAGTGATGTGAACTACATCCAAATCTTCCTTTTCTATCATTTCCTTATAGTCAGTATATGAAGGAATAATTTCACAATGAGTTTGTTCGCATTTCTCCTTAGCCCTATTACTGTTTATATCGCATACTGCTACAAGCTTTGCATAGGGAGAATTGTTTATTGAAAGCAAGTGGATAGGTGAAACTGTTCCAAGTCCAATAACTCCAACTTTTAGCATAAAATCCTACTTTCTTTCTTCGAATTTTCCTTCTTCTTTGATTTTTTCGTTGAGAAGCTCTAGATAAAGATCATCGTCAAAGTCTTTAACTGATACAGGTTTACCTAACCAGCTTGAAAGGTGTACTGCGTTAGCAAGTCTTACTCCATTAATTCCTTCTGCACCATTTGCAAGAAGTTCTTCTCCATCAAGAACGTGAGCAGCAAAGTTTCTTAAAACTTCACAGTGTTGTCCTCCCCAAACAGAGTTTTCTTCTATGACTTCTGTTTCAAATAAGTCATCCATCTTCATTTGACCTGCAAAGAGCATCTTCACATCATCTATTGTCATTCTAGCGTTTAGGTCATTTTCTGTTTCTTTGAGTCTGTAGATTGTTGCCTTCTTAGAATCATCTACAACAATTTTTCCGCCGTCACATACGATTTCTAGTCTGTCTGTTCCGATTATTTCGTTGGTACCGGTTACAAAAACTCCAGTCCTGCCATCGTCATATTCCATAATAAAGTGTACTTGATCATCTACAACTATATCTCTTTGGTAACCATATTGAACGTTTGAGTATACTCTATCAGGTGCTCCAGTCATCCATTGGATAAGGTCTAATTGGTGTGGTGCTTGGTTTACAAGAACTCCTCCACCTTCGCCACCCCAAGTAGCTCTCCAGTCAGATTGCTTGTAGTATGCATCTGGTCTCCACCATGTTGTGATAATCCAGTTTGTTCTTCTTATTGGTCCAAGTTCTCCTGAATCGAGGATTTCTTTTAGCTTTCTGTATAGTGGATTTGTTCTTTGATTAAAGAATAGGGCATAAGCCTTATCAGATTTTTCTGCGACTTCGTTAAGTTCTTTTACTTGCTTTGTATAAACACCAGCTGGTTTTTCGTTAAGTACATTTACCCCATGAGTTAGGCCATAAATTGCCATTTCTGGGTGAAGATAGTGAGGTACGCATGTTACGATTCCTTCTACCTCTCCGCTATCGATCATTTCCTTGTAGTCTTCATAAAGTTTTGCTTCTGGAAAAACTTCTTTTGCTTTTTCAAGCTTTTCCTTATCAATATCACAAACTGCAACCACTTCTACATTCTCTACCATTCCTTCAGATACGAACTTTCCATACATTGATCCTTCTGTTCCGTATCCAATAATTCCAAATTTTAATTTTCTATCAGCCACTTTATCCTCCTAAATTTATTAACTCTTTATTGATAATCGTTTTCCATTTTATTAAAAAATAATCTTTAGGAAGGGAGTATCCTCCCTAAAGATATTTTCTCTTTCTTATCTTTGAACCCTACCAGATGCGTCTCCACCTACTAGGTTTTCTACTTCTTCTCTTGACATGTGGTTGAAGTCTCCCTTGATTGTGTGTTTTAGGGCACTTGCTGCAACTCCGAAGTCTAGGGCATCTGCAGGGCTTTTACCATCTAGGAGTCCTGTGATTAGGCCTGCTGCGAAGCTGTCTCCCCCTCCTACTCTGTCTACGATTCTTACGTCGTATTGTGGAGCTTGGTGGAAGTCTTTGCCGTCATAGATTAGGGCTGACCAGCCGTTGTCACTTGCTGAGTATGATTCTCTTAAGGATGAGGCGATCATTTCAAAGCCGAATTCTTCTTTCATTTGTTTGAAGATTTCGTGGTAGCCTTCTACGTCTAGTTTGCCGCTTGTTACGTCTAGCCCTTTTGGAGTAAAGCCTAAGCATAATGATGCGTCTTCTTCGTTTCCTATGCAGACGTCTACGTATTGCATTAGATCTTTCATTACTTTTTGGGCTTCTTCTGGGCTCCAGAGTTTGGCTCTGTAGTTTAGGTCGATTGATATTTTAGCTCCTGCTTTTTTAGCTGCTTGCATGGCTTTTTTGGTGATTTCTGCACCTTCTTTTGAGATGGCAGGTGTTATGCCTGATGTGTGGAACCATGCTGCGTCTTTGAAGATTTCGTCAAAGTCGAATTCGTCTGCTTTTGCTTCTGCTATGGCAGAGTTACTTCTGTCGTAGATTACTTTGGATGGTCTGGCTGATGCGCCTGTTTCTGAGTAGTAGATTCCTACTCTGTCTCCGCCTCTTACGATGTAGTCTGTGTTTACTCCGTATCTTCTTAGGGCGTTTACTGCAGCTTGGCCGATTTCATGTTTTGGTAGTTTGGTTACGTAGTGGGCATCGAAGCCGTAGTTGGCTAGAGATACTGCTACGTTTGCTTCTCCGCCTCCGTAGATTGCATCAAAGCTTTCTGCTTGGACGAATCTTTCGTATCCTGGTGTGGATAGTCTTAGCATTATTTCGCCTAGGGTTACTACTTTTTTACTCATTATTTTCTTACCTCCGCTATTTTTTCTAGATATTCTTTTGCTTTTTGGGTGATCTCTTCTTTGCTGCCTTTTACTAGGTTTGAGCCTGCTCCTACTGCTACGACTCCTGCTTTAAACCAGTCTTCTAGGTTGTCTAGGCTTACGCCACCTGTTGGCATGATTTGGAAGTGTGGGTATGGGCCGTGGATTGCTTTTACGTAGGATGGGCCTGTTAGGGAACCTGGGAATAGTTTTATGATGTCTACTCCGTATTTGTAGGCTTCTAGCATTTCAGCTGGTGTTACGCAGCCTGGCATGTATGGGATGTTATAGATGTTACACATTTTGGCTACTTCTTTGTCAAATGATGGGCTTACTATGAATTTTGCTCCATTCATTATGGCAAGTCTTGCTGTTGTTGGGTCTAGGACTGTTCCTGCTCCGAGTAGGGTGTCAGCTGGGAGTTCTTTTTGGATTCTTTGGAAGACTTCGATTGCGTTTGGGATTGTGAAGGTTACTTCTAGGGTGTTGATTCCTCCATCGATTAGTCCTTTGCAGTATTCGATTGCTTCGTCTGCTGAGTTTGCTCTTACTACTGGTACGATTCCTAAGTCTAGGACTTGGCTGATTGTTTCTACTTTGCTCATTTTTCCTTCTTTCTTTTACAAATCTATTTTGATGTATTTTCTTGCGTTGTTGTAACAAATATCTTCTACAACTTTTCCTAAGAATTCTTCGTCAGCTGGATATTCGCCTTTTTCTACTAATTCTCCTATGAAGTTGCAGAGGATTCTTCTGAAGTATTCGTGTCTTGGGTAGGACAAGAAGCTTCTTGAGTCTGTTAGCATTCCTATGAATTTGGAGAGGACTCCAACGCTTGAGAATACTTTCATTTGCTCTATCATTCCATCCTTGTGGTCAAGATGCCACCAAGCTGTTCCAAGTTGGATATTTTGCATACCATCAGGATTAGCCCTGTTAAAGGATCCTCCAACTGTAGCAATTGGGAATTGGTCTTTTGGATTAAGTGGGAATATTACAGTTCTTGGAAGGCCTTCGTTTTCTTCAAAATCAGAAAGTAGGTCCGCAAGATTTTCTGCGAAGTTTAGGTCGTTTTGGCTATCTCCACCAACGTCAGCTCCAAGCTTTTCAAACATTAGCTTGGAATTGTTTCTGATTACTCCAACATGGATTTCCATAGCCCAGTCTAGCTTTTTGTATTCTTTGGCAAGGAAGATTACAAGCTCTGTCTTGTAGGCTTCTTCCTCTTCTAGGCTAATGTCTTCTCCATTTAGTTTCTTTTGAACTATTTTATTTAGGATTTCTTCATCACATCTTCTATGTGGGATGTATTTGAAGGCTTGATCGCTTGCCTTAGCTCCGTGCTCGTTAAAGAAGTCCATTCTTGCCTTTAGGGCCTTTTTGATATCTGTAAAGTTTGTAATCTCTACTCCACTAGCCTTAGAAAGATCTCCCATATAGCTCTTGAAGCTATCTTTTTCGATGTATAGGGCATTATCTGGTCTAAAGGCTGGAAGAACTTTTACTTTGAAGTTATCTTTGGCCAGAAGCTCGTGATATTTAAGATCATCTATAGGATCATTGGTTGTACAAACTGCAGCAACATTACTCATCTCAATTAGTCCTCTTGGTCTAAATTCATCTTTTGCTAGAAGTTCGTTACACTTATCATAAATTTCTCTGGCATTTTCCTTGTTAAGACACTCTTCTATGCCAAAGAAGTTCTTAAGTTCTAGGTGAGTCCAGTGATATATTGGATTTCCTATAAGATTTGGCATGATTTCCGCATACTTTTCAAACTTTTCGAAATCCTCTGCATCACCTGTGATATATTTTTCCTCAACTCCACAAGCTCTCATAACTCTCCACTTGTAGTGGTCTCCACCGAGCCAAGCTTCAGTTATTGAAGGAATATTTTTGTTTTCATAAATTTCCTTAGCTTCAAGGTGACAGTGGAAGTCAAATATTGGCATCTTAGCCGCATAATTGTGATAGAGTTTCTTCCCAAAGTCATTATGGAGCATAAAGTCTTCTGTCATGAATTTCATTGGTTTTCCTTTCTTTTATTCTTAGTTAATTTTTTTATTCTTAGTTAATTTTTTGTCTATTATAGGTAAAAGAATTTCCTCGGATGAAGTGAGGACTTCTCCTAAGAAAAGCCTCACCACCAAAGGTTTATGTTCGTAGTTGTCTAAAAACTTAATTATCTATTTGTTATTTTTATCTATAGCTTCCCATAGACCGTTGAGGTAGGCAACTCCTAGGGCTCTGTCGTAGAGTCCATAGCCTGCTCTTCCTTCTTCGCCCCAGATCATTCTTCCGTGGTCTGGTCTTAGGTAGCCGTCGAAATCAGCATCGTATAGAGCTTTCATTATAGCGTACATATCTAATGAACCGCACTTAGAAAGGTGAGCTGATTCGTAGAATTGTTTCTCGCCGGTAAACTTGATGTTTCTAGCGTGAATCGCTCCTATTTTGCCTCTTTTAGCGAAGTCTCCGATTATTTTAGCTACGTCATTTTCAACTCTAGATCCCAATGATCCTGTACAAATACATAGGGTATTTGATGGAGAGTCTACTAGGTTTACAATTTTTTCTAGATCTTCTGGAGTTGATGTGATTCTTGGGATATCGAAGATTGGCCAAGCTGGATCGTCTGGGTGAACTGCCATCTTGATTCCTACTTCTTCACATGTTGGGATTATTGCTTCAAGGAAGTATTTGTAGTTTTCTCTTAATTTGTCTTCGTCAATATCCTTGTATTTTTCAAGAACATCCTCTAGTTGAGAGAGTCTTTCAGGCTCCCAGCCTGGTAGTTCGAAGTTTCCTGCTCCGTCGAGGATTTCATTTACCATATCTCTTGGAGAAAGGCCTTCTACCTTGGCTTGGTCAAAGGCAAGGGTATTAGATCCATCAGGAAGCTCCTTGTATAATTCTGTCTTAACCCAGTCAAATACTGGCATGAAGTTGTAGATTACTGTCTTTACACCGCAAGCCGCAACGTTTCTTAGGGACTCTTTGTAGTTTTCGATATATTTATCTCTTGTTGGAAGACCCATCTTAATATCTTCGTGGACGTTGATTGATTCGATGATTTCACAATCAAGGCCTACTGCGTGGCACTTATCAACGTATTCTTGGAAAACATCCTTCTCCCAAACTTCTCCTGCTTCCCATTCGTTCATCATAACCATAACTCCTGTAACTCCAGGAATTTGTGCGATATATTCTAGTGAGATTGGATCGTCATTTCCGTAGTGTCTAAATGTCATTTTCATAAGCGTATCTCCTTGATTATGCTAGATATTTCTTAAGTGTAGCTCTTACACTTCCAGGGCCATGTGACAATTCTTCAAAATATTTTGTAACTATTTCTGAAAGTCCAACTTCTTCAAGATTTACTCCAAAGATTTTTTCATTTCTTAGTAAATCTTTTAGTCCTTCAGTTTCCTTGAAGTCTCCTAATTTGATTCCTTCAAGACTTTCTTTTAGATAATCCATCATAGGATCGTTTGAAAGCTCGAAAGCTTCTCCTTCATCATTTACTCCTAGAAGATATCTCAACCAACCAGCTAGGGCAAGTGGGATAAACTTAAGGTCAGCCACATCGAGATTCTCATCATTCATATAACCTTTTATAGTCTGTCCAAATCTTACAGGAATCTTTTGTGATGTGTCTGTTGCGATTCTTTGTGGTGTATCTGGCATGAACTTGTTTGGGAATCTTACATTGATTACTTCGTCGATGAAGTCTTTTGGATCGATGATTCCTGGATTCACTACAACCTTAAGGCCTTCGTCATAGCCGATTTTCTTAATTAGCTTAACAAGTTCAGTATCTTCCATCTCTTCTGATATCTTTGTATGACCTAGTACACAACCATAAGTTGCAAGCACTGTGTGAAGTGGATTTAGGCAAGTTGTAACCTTCATTGTTTCAACCTTGTTTACAGTGTCCCTATCTGCCATGTATACTCCGCCTTCTTCGAAAGCTGGCCTGCCGTTTGTGAAACTATCTTCGATAACGAGATACTCAGCTTCTTCTGAGTTCACAAAACCTGCTATATAGGAGCCCTTGTCTGTTACCACAGTTTCCATTCCACTAAATCCAAGAGCCTCTAGGTGTTTTTGAACATCTTCTGCAGGTCTTGGTGTGATCTTATCGATCATAGAAAGTGGGAAGGCAATTTTTTCTTCTAGATATTTGATAAATCCTTCTTCCACGAAGCCTTTTTCTAGCCAAGCCTTAGCTATAAGCATAACAGAGTTTTTGACTAAATCTCCATTGTGGCTTGCATTATCCATTGACAATAGGGTTAGGGCCTTGCCATTTTCCTTATATCTTAGGTTTAGTAAAGCGGTTACAATACTCATAAGGTGCTTGCTAGCTTCTG contains:
- a CDS encoding mannitol dehydrogenase family protein — protein: MELKLENLDQILEKVDKGPKYDVKKLREESIKDPKWLAFGSGNIFRGFIARVNQDAINAGKEDRGISVVETFDEEIIEKIYKPYDNLALSVTLHKDGNFDTNLIANLVEALTLKDMTRIKEIAINPNLELMSFTITEKGYNLYGSDGELMGVVREDLEKGPEASKHLMSIVTALLNLRYKENGKALTLLSMDNASHNGDLVKNSVMLIAKAWLEKGFVEEGFIKYLEEKIAFPLSMIDKITPRPAEDVQKHLEALGFSGMETVVTDKGSYIAGFVNSEEAEYLVIEDSFTNGRPAFEEGGVYMADRDTVNKVETMKVTTCLNPLHTVLATYGCVLGHTKISEEMEDTELVKLIKKIGYDEGLKVVVNPGIIDPKDFIDEVINVRFPNKFMPDTPQRIATDTSQKIPVRFGQTIKGYMNDENLDVADLKFIPLALAGWLRYLLGVNDEGEAFELSNDPMMDYLKESLEGIKLGDFKETEGLKDLLRNEKIFGVNLEEVGLSEIVTKYFEELSHGPGSVRATLKKYLA
- a CDS encoding bifunctional 2-keto-4-hydroxyglutarate aldolase/2-keto-3-deoxy-6-phosphogluconate aldolase, with the protein product MSKVETISQVLDLGIVPVVRANSADEAIEYCKGLIDGGINTLEVTFTIPNAIEVFQRIQKELPADTLLGAGTVLDPTTARLAIMNGAKFIVSPSFDKEVAKMCNIYNIPYMPGCVTPAEMLEAYKYGVDIIKLFPGSLTGPSYVKAIHGPYPHFQIMPTGGVSLDNLEDWFKAGVVAVGAGSNLVKGSKEEITQKAKEYLEKIAEVRK
- the uxaC gene encoding glucuronate isomerase, which encodes MKFMTEDFMLHNDFGKKLYHNYAAKMPIFDFHCHLEAKEIYENKNIPSITEAWLGGDHYKWRVMRACGVEEKYITGDAEDFEKFEKYAEIMPNLIGNPIYHWTHLELKNFFGIEECLNKENAREIYDKCNELLAKDEFRPRGLIEMSNVAAVCTTNDPIDDLKYHELLAKDNFKVKVLPAFRPDNALYIEKDSFKSYMGDLSKASGVEITNFTDIKKALKARMDFFNEHGAKASDQAFKYIPHRRCDEEILNKIVQKKLNGEDISLEEEEAYKTELVIFLAKEYKKLDWAMEIHVGVIRNNSKLMFEKLGADVGGDSQNDLNFAENLADLLSDFEENEGLPRTVIFPLNPKDQFPIATVGGSFNRANPDGMQNIQLGTAWWHLDHKDGMIEQMKVFSSVGVLSKFIGMLTDSRSFLSYPRHEYFRRILCNFIGELVEKGEYPADEEFLGKVVEDICYNNARKYIKIDL
- a CDS encoding Gfo/Idh/MocA family protein; translation: MLKVGVIGLGTVSPIHLLSINNSPYAKLVAVCDINSNRAKEKCEQTHCEIIPSYTDYKEMIEKEDLDVVHITLPHYLHAEVSKYALSKGLNVFCEKPVDISYEKTKDLYDFYQAYKGKQKLGICFQNRYNKSVVRLKEILEENKEEVFAVKGLVTWYRNMDYYKQAPWRGTLKEAGAGVIINQAIHTLDLMAYVTGKDWKSLTATMSKLMNKEVEVEDTANAFIKYEDGVNGLFIATNAYSITDSIELQVISKNEKYTIKENRLFNRNLECLAEDEKSDATKDYYGAGHETLINKFYKAIIDGTDDYCDLADAMETMEIIQAIIDSSNENKEVKKEEIIND
- a CDS encoding Gfo/Idh/MocA family protein translates to MADRKLKFGIIGYGTEGSMYGKFVSEGMVENVEVVAVCDIDKEKLEKAKEVFPEAKLYEDYKEMIDSGEVEGIVTCVPHYLHPEMAIYGLTHGVNVLNEKPAGVYTKQVKELNEVAEKSDKAYALFFNQRTNPLYRKLKEILDSGELGPIRRTNWIITTWWRPDAYYKQSDWRATWGGEGGGVLVNQAPHQLDLIQWMTGAPDRVYSNVQYGYQRDIVVDDQVHFIMEYDDGRTGVFVTGTNEIIGTDRLEIVCDGGKIVVDDSKKATIYRLKETENDLNARMTIDDVKMLFAGQMKMDDLFETEVIEENSVWGGQHCEVLRNFAAHVLDGEELLANGAEGINGVRLANAVHLSSWLGKPVSVKDFDDDLYLELLNEKIKEEGKFEERK
- a CDS encoding sugar phosphate isomerase/epimerase family protein, which translates into the protein MTKIGVQASTVVDSFKEVGPYETFKKLSEIGYKSVEVSQVETSKENIDQIIKACKDFDMEVAAMSAALEPMFPGQESLETDYDKIVADCKAVDTDLLRIGMLPFDKMANLDKAIEFAKKANEYALKLKEDGIKLYYHNHHIEFVKYDGKYLLDIISENAPELGFELDVHWVQKGGENPVNILKKYSGKVELVHLKDYEVMPLTMDDLKLMQEDQAAFRTAFDNRARFAPLGQGSLPLKECADQAIESGCRYLLVEQDFSYGRDPFEELKISYDWLIDNGYGDLF
- a CDS encoding sugar kinase → MSKKVVTLGEIMLRLSTPGYERFVQAESFDAIYGGGEANVAVSLANYGFDAHYVTKLPKHEIGQAAVNALRRYGVNTDYIVRGGDRVGIYYSETGASARPSKVIYDRSNSAIAEAKADEFDFDEIFKDAAWFHTSGITPAISKEGAEITKKAMQAAKKAGAKISIDLNYRAKLWSPEEAQKVMKDLMQYVDVCIGNEEDASLCLGFTPKGLDVTSGKLDVEGYHEIFKQMKEEFGFEMIASSLRESYSASDNGWSALIYDGKDFHQAPQYDVRIVDRVGGGDSFAAGLITGLLDGKSPADALDFGVAASALKHTIKGDFNHMSREEVENLVGGDASGRVQR
- a CDS encoding Gfo/Idh/MocA family protein yields the protein MAINKKDGMNYAPKGSANKVVDPGEFKVGVGALDHGHIYGMCNGLKEAGAEIVYVYDKDPKKIEEFQEKFPEAKAVNSVDEILNDPEIKMLAAAAIPNLRSALGNKAMKAGKDYFTDKTGFTSLDQLEETKKVVEETGRRYFVYFSERLHVEGAIFAGKLIEEGRIGRVIQVTGFGPHSLNKESRPDWFFKKDQYGGILTDIGSHQIEQFLYYTGNKDAKVLHSKVANYDNPDTPELEDYGDATLVGENGATFFYKVHWFSPKGLSTWGDGRTFITGTKGSIEVRKYTNVATNATGDHVFLVDENGEEHFEVNGKVGFPFFGEMILDCINGTENAMTQEHIFKAQELCLKCQEEAIVID
- the uxuA gene encoding mannonate dehydratase; the protein is MKMTFRHYGNDDPISLEYIAQIPGVTGVMVMMNEWEAGEVWEKDVFQEYVDKCHAVGLDCEIIESINVHEDIKMGLPTRDKYIENYKESLRNVAACGVKTVIYNFMPVFDWVKTELYKELPDGSNTLAFDQAKVEGLSPRDMVNEILDGAGNFELPGWEPERLSQLEDVLEKYKDIDEDKLRENYKYFLEAIIPTCEEVGIKMAVHPDDPAWPIFDIPRITSTPEDLEKIVNLVDSPSNTLCICTGSLGSRVENDVAKIIGDFAKRGKIGAIHARNIKFTGEKQFYESAHLSKCGSLDMYAIMKALYDADFDGYLRPDHGRMIWGEEGRAGYGLYDRALGVAYLNGLWEAIDKNNK